Proteins from a genomic interval of Poecile atricapillus isolate bPoeAtr1 chromosome 1, bPoeAtr1.hap1, whole genome shotgun sequence:
- the GJD2 gene encoding gap junction delta-2 protein: MGEWTILERLLEAAVQQHSTMIGRILLTVVVIFRILIVAIVGETVYDDEQTMFVCNTLQPGCNQACYDQAFPISHIRYWVFQIIMVCTPSLCFITYSVHQSAKQRERRYSTVFLTLERDQDSMKREDSKKIKNTIVNGVLQNTENSTKEAEPDCLEVKEIPNPAIRTTKSKMRRQEGISRFYIIQVVFRNALEIGFLVGQYFLYGFNVPSMYECDRYPCIKEVECYVSRPTEKTVFLVFMFAVSGICVVLNLAELNHLGWRKIKMAVRGVQAKRKSIYEIRNKDLPRMSMPNFGRTQSSDSAYV, encoded by the exons ATGGGGGAATGGACTATTCTAGAGAGGCTACTGGAAGCTGCCGTGCAGCAGCATTCTACTATGATAGGGAG GATCCTGCTGACCGTGGTGGTGATCTTCAGAATTCTCATTGTGGCCATTGTAGGGGAGACGGTGTACGATGACGAGCAAACGATGTTTGTCTGTAACAcgctgcagccaggctgcaaCCAGGCTTGTTATGACCAGGCTTTCCCCATTTCGCACATAAGGTACTGGGTGTTCCAGATCATCATGGTGTGCACTCCCAGCCTGTGCTTCATAACGTACTCCGTTCACCAGTCTGCTAAACAAAGGGAACGGAGGTACTCCACTGTCTTCCTTACCTTGGAAAGGGACCAGGATTCAATGAAGCGTGAGGACAGTAAGAAAATCAAGAACACGATTGTCAATGGGGTGCTGCAAAACACTGAGAACTCCACCAAAGAGGCAGAACCAGACTGCTTAGAAGTGAAGGAAATCCCCAATCCTGCTATCAGAACTACAAAATCAAAGATGAGGAGGCAAGAAGGCATTTCTCGATTTTATATCATCCAAGTGGTCTTTCGAAATGCCCTAGAGATCGGATTCCTAGTGGGACAGTATTTTCTGTACGGATTCAATGTCCCTTCCATGTACGAATGTGACAGATACCCTTGCATTAAAGAAGTAGAGTGCTATGTCTCTAGACCCACTGAGAAGACTGTATTCTTGGTATTCATGTTTGCTGTCAGTGGGATTTGTGTGGTGCTTAATTTGGCAGAACTGAACCACTTGGGCTGGAGAAAGATCAAAATGGCAGTGAGAGGAGTACAGGCAAAAAGGAAATCCATATATGAAATCAGAAATAAGGACCTGCCAAGAATGAGCATGCCTAACTTCGGCAGGACTCAGTCAAGTGACTCAGCTTATGTGTGA